From Paenibacillus graminis:
GGCGCGGTACACCGCCGGCAGCCTCCTGTTTGCTCTCTCTTGTTGACTGCTGAGGCAGAGACGGAGCACTCGCCGCTGATGCCGGTGCGGCTTCGGCAATCAAGGTCAATTCCACCTTGGCACCTTTCGCACCGATCAATCCCAGGAATCCTCTTGATGGCTGTTCAAGTACGTTGACCGTTACCCGGTCCTTGTGAACTCCAAGCTGGCTCAGTCCCCGTTCTACAGCTTCTTCAATGGTTTTCCCTGTCGCGACGACTTTGCTCATTTTGACTTTTTGGCCTCCTTCTTTCCTTTGCTGCTATTGCCTTTCGCAGCTGGAGTGACATCCTTGCGCGCGTTAGTGTTCTTGCTTTTTACCAGATTGACTTCTTTGGCACTACCTGCACCAGCACCGGCAGTGGCCACAGCCAGTTTGGTTTTGTCATTGTTGCGGTATAAGAAGTAGTTCTGAATAATGGTATACAGGTTACTGTAGAACCAGTACAGCGGAAGCGCTGACGGGAAGTTGTAAGACATGATGAAGATCAGAACCGGATACACCATCATCATGAACTGCATAGGTCCCTGCTGCTGTACAGGGTTCATCTTGGTCATCATCCGGGTCTGCAGGAAGGTGGTGGCTGCTGCAAGGAGCGGCAAGATGAACAGATGATCGGGCTTACCGAGCTGCAGCCATAGGAACGAGTGCTCTCGCAGAGACGGGTTATAATAAATCGAGTTGTAAAGCGCGATAAAAATCGGCATTTGCACAATCAGCGGCAGACAGCCAGCCATTGGGTTAACCTTGTTCTCCTGGAACAGGCGCATCGTTTCCTGCTGCACCTTTTCAGGTGTATCTTTATATTTTTTCTTAATTTTCTCGAGTTCTGGTTGAATGGCCTGCATTGCACGCGAGCTCTTCACCTGTTTCATCGTTAACGGCAGGATAAGAGTACGGACAATGATAACCATTACAAGGACGGCGAAACCATACTGTCCATTAAACCATTTGGCGAATGTATCGAGCGCAATGGCAAAATAATAAACGACGTTGCTCTGCCAGAAGCCTCCATTCTTCAAATCCTCCGTAGTGTGCGTCACGGCTGACGACGGAGCGCACCCCGACAGAACAGCAA
This genomic window contains:
- a CDS encoding YidC/Oxa1 family membrane protein insertase, producing MSLMKTRRGKWFLLLGVMVLMIAVLSGCAPSSAVTHTTEDLKNGGFWQSNVVYYFAIALDTFAKWFNGQYGFAVLVMVIIVRTLILPLTMKQVKSSRAMQAIQPELEKIKKKYKDTPEKVQQETMRLFQENKVNPMAGCLPLIVQMPIFIALYNSIYYNPSLREHSFLWLQLGKPDHLFILPLLAAATTFLQTRMMTKMNPVQQQGPMQFMMMVYPVLIFIMSYNFPSALPLYWFYSNLYTIIQNYFLYRNNDKTKLAVATAGAGAGSAKEVNLVKSKNTNARKDVTPAAKGNSSKGKKEAKKSK